From the genome of Desulfobaculum xiamenense, one region includes:
- a CDS encoding Crp/Fnr family transcriptional regulator translates to MNMLEVLESPEHSDFSRMFRERRFLKNNMIFTPEEAGNQIFVVKRGRIRVFLADEDKEFNLAILKEGDAYTTHTRASLQALTDTTILVSEMQTFGRQAADSPYFSLATLTVLGEHLRNTLNIINRLAFKDIKMRLCDFLLQEARDKGEENRAGVVVSTGLSVKQIADFVGSTRQTVSTLLNEMQKDGVLTRLSRGKYVIHELGELENGASSSQRPTMVRRRAD, encoded by the coding sequence ATGAACATGCTGGAAGTTCTCGAAAGCCCTGAGCATTCGGACTTTTCCCGTATGTTTCGCGAACGCAGGTTTCTGAAGAACAACATGATCTTCACGCCCGAAGAGGCTGGGAACCAGATCTTTGTGGTCAAGCGTGGGCGGATTCGCGTGTTTCTCGCCGACGAGGACAAGGAGTTCAATCTCGCCATCCTCAAGGAAGGAGACGCGTACACCACGCATACCCGCGCATCCCTTCAGGCCCTGACGGACACGACGATTCTCGTCTCCGAGATGCAGACCTTCGGGCGGCAGGCCGCCGACAGCCCCTATTTTTCTTTGGCGACGCTCACAGTGCTTGGCGAGCATCTGCGCAATACGCTGAACATCATCAATCGCCTCGCCTTCAAGGACATCAAAATGCGTCTGTGTGATTTTCTCCTGCAGGAAGCCCGTGACAAGGGCGAGGAGAACCGCGCTGGCGTTGTTGTCTCGACAGGATTGTCCGTGAAGCAGATTGCGGATTTCGTCGGTTCGACGCGGCAGACCGTATCCACGCTGTTGAACGAGATGCAGAAGGATGGTGTGCTGACGCGTTTGAGCCGTGGAAAGTACGTGATCCACGAGCTTGGCGAGCTTGAAAACGGTGCATCGTCCTCGCAGCGG